In a single window of the Rhineura floridana isolate rRhiFlo1 chromosome 3, rRhiFlo1.hap2, whole genome shotgun sequence genome:
- the MKRN2 gene encoding E3 ubiquitin-protein ligase makorin-2 has translation MSTTKDVTCRYFMQGVCREGSRCLFSHDLSTSKPSTICKFYQKGQCAYGTRCRYDHIRPSASGAIVGTRTLYASAPQCQSLNSQPEQNIPIIKSKVHEPGKREKKTLVLKDRDLCGSNEERTRSSTVSDSACFSVQTDTPEAKPHSYLEAIRSGLAEDDAEPGSSYTNGEQLCPYAAAGMCQFGDRCLYLHGQVCEICGSQVLHPFDPEQRKMHEKMCMATFEHEMEKAFAFQASQDKVCSICMEVVYDKPSASERRFGILSNCNHTYCLSCIRQWRGVKQFENPIIKSCPECRVISEFVIPSMYWVEDQTKKNELIEAFKEGVGRKACKYFEQGKGTCPFGGKCLYLHAYPDGRKAEPEKPRKQLSSEGTVRFLNSVRLWDFIEDRENRTLPVADNDVTEMGELFMHLSGADAESAAPP, from the exons ATGAGCACCACTAAGGACGTGACCTGCAG GTATTTTATGCAAGGCGTATGCCGTGAAGGAAGTAGATGCCTATTTTCACATGACTTGTCTACAAGTAAACCATCTACTATCTGCAAATTCTACCAGAAAGGACAATGTGCCTATGGAACTCGCTGCAG ATATGATCACATTAGACCTTCTGCATCAGGTGCCATAGTGGGGACTAGGACACTTTATGCTTCTGCACCACAATGCCAAAGCCTTAACTCTCAGCCAGAGCAAAATATACCTATAATCAAAAGTAAAGTACATGAGCCTGGAAAACGTGAAAAGAAAACACTAGTGCTCAAGGACAGAG ATTTATGTGGATCAAATGAGGAAAGGACAAGATCCAGCACTGTGAGTGATTCAGCATGTTTCAGTGTTCAAACTGACACTCCAGAAGCAAAGCCACATTCGTATTTGGAAGCTATCCGCAGTGGGCTTGCAGAAGATGATGCTGAACCTGGAAGTTCATACACTAATGGTGAACAGTTATGTCCCTATGCAGCAGCTGGCATGTGCCAGTTTGGTGACCGATGTCTCTACCTCCATGGGCAAGTGTGTGAAATCTGTGGCTCGCAAGTACTTCATCCCTTTGACCCAGAACAGAGAAAGATGCATGAAAAG ATGTGcatggctacatttgaacatgaGATGGAGAAGGCCTTTGCCTTCCAGGCAAGCCAGGACAAGGTATGCAGTATCTGCATGGAAGTGGTGTATGACAAACCATCAGCATCCGAAAGAAGATTTGGAATCCTTTCCAACTGCAATCACACATACTGTTTGTCCTGCATCCGACAGTGGAGAGGTGTCAAGCAGTTTGAGAATCCAATCATAAA GTCCTGTCCAGAATGCCGTGTGATATCAGAGTTCGTAATTCCTAGTATGTATTGGGTAGAAGATCAGACCAAAAAGAATGAGCTGATTGAAGCATTTAAGGAGGGAGTGGG AAGGAAGGCCTGCAAGTATTTTGAGCAGGGAAAGGGGACCTGTCCATTTGGGGGAAAGTGTCTATACCTGCATGCCTACCCAGATGGGAGAAAGGCTGAACCGGAGAAGCCACGGAAACAGCTTAGCTCTGAGGGAACTGTTCGG TTCCTCAATTCTGTTCGCCTCTGGGATTTTATTGAAGACCGTGAAAATAGAACACTGCCAGTTGCTGACAATGACGTAACAGAGATGGGAGAGCTTTTTATGCATCTTTCAGGAGCGGATGCTGAATCTGCTGCTCCTCCCTGA